Proteins from a genomic interval of Chanos chanos chromosome 3, fChaCha1.1, whole genome shotgun sequence:
- the mmp17a gene encoding matrix metalloproteinase-17 — MCFTCLRATVRSFLKWNSTPCVWITYPEMILIPILWFLSQARAAPSLTTEQMDMGVDWLSKFGYLPPPDPVNGQLQTKEALTKAIKAMQKFGGLEETGVLDQATLGLMKTPRCSLPDMSEPEAAAGRRRRALAPKTKWNKRHLSWRVRTFPKESAVLGRDTVRALMYYALKVWSDIAPLNFHEVAGNEADIQIDFTKADHNDGYPFDGPGGTVAHAFFPGERFTAGDTHFDDDEAWTFRSPDSHGMDLFAVAVHEFGHAIGLAHTSAIESIMRPYYQGPVGDPLKYDLPYEDKVRVWQLYGVRDSVSHTVRPDDPSRTAEPPVLLDLPENRSTIPPDRDAPDRCSSHFDAVAQIRGEAFFFKGKYFWRLTREKHLVSLRPAQIHRFWRGLPANLDSVDAVYERPGDHKIVFFKGVKYWVFKDNNVEDGYPRPISDFGLPLEGVDAVFVWLHNDKTYFFKDNRYWRYDDHLRRMDLGYPKDSTLWKGIPPHLDDAMRWSDGASYFFKGKEYWRVMGSDMEVEAGYPRPIGKDWLVCTEMQSDSPERGANRTETRLHGQHHADHAENGYEVCSCTSDSASPLGARPSLSPAWVLAPLWTLSVALSAAPL, encoded by the exons gACTGGCTAAGTAAGTTTGGCTACCTTCCCCCTCCTGACCCTGTGAATGGACAGCTGCAGACCAAGGAAGCTTTGACCAAGGCCATTAAAGCCATGCAGAAGTTCGGAGGTCTGGAGGAAACTGGAGTGTTAG ATCAGGCAACCTTAGGCTTGATGAAGACGCCACGTTGCTCACTGCCAGACATGTCAGAGCCAGAAGCAGCAGCTGGTCGTAGAAGGCGAGCTCTAGCCCCCAAAACCAAGTGGAACAAAAGACACCTGTCTTGGAG GGTACGGACTTTCCCTAAGGAATCAGCTGTTCTGGGCAGAGACACTGTTCGCGCTCTCATGTACTACGCTCTGAAGGTCTGGAGCGATATTGCACCGCTCAACTTTCACGAGGTGGCGGGTAACGAGGCCGACATCCAGATCGACTTCACCAAGGCAGACCACAACGACGGCTACCCTTTCGACGGGCCCGGTGGCACCGTGGCCCATGCCTTCTTCCCCGGTGAACGCTTTACCGCCGGAGACACCCACTTCGACGATGACGAAGCGTGGACCTTCAGATCTCCAG ATTCTCATGGGATGGATCTGTTTGCAGTGGCAGTCCACGAGTTTGGTCATGCTATTGGCCTCGCTCACACATCTGCGATAGAGTCCATCATGCGGCCATACTACCAGGGCCCGGTGGGCGACCCGCTCAAATACGACCTCCCGTACGAGGACAAAGTTCGAGTTTGGCAGCTCTACG GGGTGCGGGATTCTGTATCACATACTGTTCGGCCTGACGACCCCTCTCGCACTGCTGAACCACCGGTTCTACTTGATCTTCCAGAGAACAGATCCACTATCCC aCCAGACCGTGATGCCCCAGACAGATGCAGCAGCCACTTTGATGCAGTGGCACAGATTCGAGGGGAGGCCTTCTTTTTTAAAG GGAAGTACTTCTGGCGCTTGACACGGGAGAAGCACTTGGTCTCTCTGCGGCCGGCTCAGATCCATCGTTTTTGGAGAGGTCTGCCTGCCAATCTGGACAGTGTGGATGCTGTGTACGAGAGACCAGGAGACCATAAGATTGTATTTTTCAAAG GGGTGAAGTACTGGGTGTTCAAGGACAACAATGTGGAGGATGGATATCCAAGGCCTATCAGTGATTTTGGTTTGCCCTTGGAGGGTGTAGATGCTGTCTTTGTCTGGCTACACAATGACAAGACCTACTTCTTCAAAGACAACCGTTACTGGCGCTACGATGACCACTTGCGACGTATGGACCTGGGTTACCCCAAGGACAGTACGTTATGGAAGGGAATCCCACCACACCTGGACGATGCCATGAGATGGTCTGACG GTGCTTCTTACTTCTTCAAAGGAAAGGAGTACTGGAGAGTAATGGGCAGTGATATGGAGGTGGAGGCTGGTTATCCAAGACCCATCGGTAAAGACTGGTTGGTTTGCACAGAGATGCAGTCGGACTCGCCAGAGAGAGGAgccaacagaacagaaacacgGCTGCACGGGCAGCACCACGCTGACCACGCCGAAAACGGCTATGAGGTGTGTTCGTGCACCTCGGACTCGGCCTCACCCCTGGGTGCGCGGCCCTCGCTCTCCCCTGCCTGGGTGCTGGCGCCGCTGTGGACGCTCTCCGTAGCCCTGTCAGCGGCACCCCTATGA